The Faecalibaculum rodentium genome segment GATGGCGTCATCCTGGACCTGCACGGAAGCACCCCGCTTCTCCAGCTCATAGAGGACAGTGCCGATGAACTGGCTGTCACACTGAATGGAAAAGGAGATCATGGGCTCCAGCAGCACCGTTTCTCCCGCTTCCCTGGCGGTCATGAGCGCCTGCCGGACCGCGCGGTTCGCTGCCTGACGAAAATCCCCGCCTTCGGTGTGCTTCAAGTGACCCTTTCCGGCGGTGACAGTGATCTTCACATCCGTCAAGTCACTCCCCGACAGAACCCCTTTGTGGCGCTTGTGGCGCAAGGCCGACAGGATCTGTGCCTGGAACCGTGGCGAGAGTGTATCTGTGTCCACCTCACTCTCCACCGTGATCCCGCTCCCGGGTTTTGCAGGCTCCAGCCGCAAATGCACCTCGGCGTAATGACGCAGGGGTTCAAAGTGACCGTATCCCTTCACCGGCGCGGTGATGGTCTCGCGATACACCGGGGTGCCGACAGAGAACCCCACATCGATGCCGGCCAGATCGCGGATGCGCCGGGTGAGGACTTCCTTCTGCACCTCCCCCGCGAGACGGATCCGGATCCCCCGTCTGTCGCTTTCGATATCCAGCGTCGGGTCCTGGGCCGAGAGCCGGGCCATGACCGGCCCCAGATCCGGGGCTCCTTCCGGCACCAGGATCTCGTACGCCATGGACGGCACCAGCTTCGGGCCTTCCACCGGTGCCTGGGCACCGAACACATCCCCCGGAACGAGGTCTGTACCCGTGACCACTGCTGTCATCCCCGCCGGAACGCCACCTGTGGGGGCATTCACGAGCCTGTTTCCCTGGAACACCTTCACCTGATCAAACCGGAGGTCTTCCAGCTTCGTCCTGGGTTCCAGGACACCGCCGGTGACCTTCACATGCACACCGGCATCATCGCGCTTGTATACAAATCCCCCCAGATCCGGGCCATAGACCCTTTCCGGTGCCAGATCTGTCAGGGCATCGAGCAGCTCTGCGGTCCCCTCATGATGCAGGGCGCTCCCGAAAAACACCGGAAAGAGCTTCCGGGCCGCCACGCGGGTACGGATGTGATCCCGGGAAATCTCCCCCGTCTGGTCCCATTCCTCCAGCAGGGCATCATCTGTCAGGGCAATCTGTTCCGGATCCAGGGGAACCGCCGCAGCAGAGAGCTGTGTCTGGATATCGGCCAGCAGGTCTTCCTCACTGCGCCTGGCGAGATCCATTTTGTTCACAAACACCAGCGCGGGAATTCCCCCGGCCTCCAGCAGCCGCCAGATGGTTTTCGTATGCGACTGCACACCGTCCAGGCCCGAGACAATGACCACCGCAAGATCCGCCGCCGAGAGCCCGCGCTCCATTTCGCTGGAGAAATCCGCATGCCCCGGTGTGTCAATGACCTGCACCCCGGTGTCCCGCCAGGCAAATCCCGCCTCCTTGGCGTAAATCGTGATCCCCCGCTCCCGTTCCTGGATGTCGTCATCCAGCACCGTTGTCTGTTTGTCCACCCGCCCGGGGTGGCGGATGGCCCCCGCTGTATACAGCAGGCTTTCTATCAACGTGGTTTTCCCCGCATCCACATGTGCGAGGATCGACAGCACAATATGTTTCATGGGTTCACTGTACCATTGATTGCCAAAACAGGAAAATGCCGTGGTTGCCGGTGCTGATGGTGAAAGAGGCCGATGGCGGCTTCCGTCGGGCATAAGCCGGCATAAGTCCGGGTGATGATGGATGATGCCATCCATTGATGAAGCCGGGAGCATCGTTTGGAAAGACAGGCCTGTCTGACCATCATCGGCAGGGGAACTTTTGAAACCGGGGCTTTTCAGCCACCATCGGCAGGGAAAACGATACATTTCAGACTGTGGCAGGTTCTGTCGGGCAGGTCCCGGGGTTTGGGGATGGGTCTCTTCTATAATGGAGGCATAAGGGGGCGCATTTCATGAAATCATGGACACTCATTGCCTGTGCGGGTCTGCTTGCGTTGGCGGGCTGCACGAATTCAGTGGCACAGGGTACCACTCAGGCGAAGGAACCTGTACAGGAACAGCAGGATGCTTTCAAGAAACAGGACACATCGGCGGATACGAACACGGATGTGAAGGACACGACGGAATCAAAGGGTACGGCGAACACCACGACGACCGATAGCTCTGATGCGGTGAGCAAAAACGCCGACAGGCTGCATCAGGGGCTGAAGGATGCGGGGTTCACGGTGTCGGACTACGAGGCGGAGCTGCATGAGGTTTCGTTCGATGCGACAAACGGCAACAGTTTCCTGGGTGCGGATGTGGAGTATATCCCGAATGCCCGTACGTCGTACGATCATCAGAAGAACGACAATGATGTAACGGTGGAGAACGAATACACGGATGGTGCAAGGTCGATGTGTGTGCTCCGGGATCTGGAGGACAACACGTATGAGATCCTGGGTGTGGATGAAGACAGCGATCTGCTGTATGACATTGATGACATCAAGTCCGAGGATATCGGTACGGTGAAGCACATCATGGTGCAGGTGGGATTTCCGGCTGAATAAGGACCCTGCTGCGGATCCGGTTCCATGACTTGACTGGATCACCGGTTGGACGCTGCGTGACAAAAAGCCCCGGGTGGCGGGATTCGAGAATGCCTGGCCGACCGGGGTTTTTGTGTGGGCGGTGGATGGGAGTCCCTTGCCACCGACTGGCAATAGAGATCAACTTTTGTCTTCTGTCTTCGTATATGGGATTTGTACCGGCCGTACCGGGTATCACACAAAAAGCTCCGGGTCCCGGCCATTGCGGCGAAATCCAGAGCCTTTGCTGTGTCTGATTGTCTGTGTTACTGCTTGAATCCGTAGGTCTTGTTGACAAATTTCGCTGCATCCACCATGACCCGGGTGTGACTGGCCTGTCCAATCAGGTCGTTTCCCTGCCAGGCTTCGCACCAGAACTCCATTTTCCGGCCATCGACTTTGGTCAGCGTGGCGCGCACTTTGATCGTGGCGCCCAGGGGGCTGGCCTTGAGGTGATCCAGGTTGAGTTTCGTGCCGACTGATGTCATGGCTTCCTGTTCCTCAGGTTCCACGGTGAGGTCATTGGCCTGTCCTATACAGGCACAGGCGGTTTCTTCCATCCAGGCTGCGAGCTGGGGCGTGGCGAGGACTGCCAGGGAGCCGGATTTCATGGTGCTGGCCAGGCCGGATTCTTCCACGACTTTTTCCAGGTCCACGTATTTGTTCATCATGTTCATGGGTTGGTTCGCTCCTTCTTTTTCCTCATTTTAGCACGCAGGGTGTTTGAGCCTTGTGTACACTCTCCTGTGTTTGTGGTTCTGCATGCTGGTGATGAAAGCCGTGACCAGTCCTGGAGATACAAGGCAGAAACAGGTGTACACTGTGCAGGCATTCCAGTCCTGTGCTTGTGCAGAAAGGGGTTACAGTGGACATGAGGAAAGGGGTTACAGAGTATCTATCCGGAAAGGAGCAGTCATGTCGATATTCTATCTGATCTACCTGGCAGCTACTGGCAAGTTCTAGCAACCGGTCAGTCCTGTGCCGGATTTCTCTGAAACTTTTCCAGTCATGGCCATATCATTGTTTTTCTTCTGACACAGAGAAAGCCGCCGGCTCCTGCAGGAAAGCGGAAGCCGGCGGCTTTTGACTGTTGGCACGGTGACATAGCTGGATAAAGCATCAAATCAATCGGAGAGATTATAACCAATCTCTCTGATTGATTGGTTAGATTCATGATACTCTCACCAGAGTTGTGATTCTGCCCCCGCTATCCGTGAGTACCCACGCCTGCCTCTTCTCATTTCATCCCACAAACCGCAGACAGCGTCAACCTGGCATTTGATCAGACTGACGCTGTTTTCCGTTTCTCTTTTATAAGTACCAGGCGGGTTCGCCGCCATCGGTATCCTGAACTCAATACGCTCCCTGGTCGCCTTTGCCAAGCATGGACTTGGCGGTGCGGATCAGCAGGACGAAATCCAGCCACAGGTTCCAGTTGCGGTAATAAAAAGCGTCGAGCTCCAGCCGCTGGTCAAAGTCCACATCGCTGCGTCCGTGAGTCTGCCACATCCCGGTGATGCCGGGTTTCATCGCAATGACATCCTCGTACTGATCCCCCATGTCTTCTTTCTCCCGCGGAAGATAGGGCCTAGGCCCGACCAGGGACATATCGCCTTTGAGAACGTTGAAAAACTGCGGGAATTCATCCAGGGACTTTTCCCGGAGAAACTTCCCTGCTTTCGTGATCCGCGGGTCGTCCTTCAGTTTCTTGTTGACTTCGTATTCTTCGCGAATCGCGGCATCCCGCTCCATCATCTCTTCGAGGATTGCCTCGGCGCCCGGGACCATAGTGCGGTATTTGTACATTTTGAACAGCCGTCCATCGCGACCAATGCGCTCCTGGACAAAGAAAATCGGGTCTTTGTCCCCCTGCCGGCGATTGGAGATCCAGACATAGACCGTGAGGGGCACCAGGATCACCATGCCGGGGATCGCCGCAATGATATCCGCGATGCGTTTGGCCGCCAGCTGGAAATACGGATCGCGGGTCCGGGACGTGGCAATGAGCAGCGAGCCGTCGAAGTCGTTGATCTGCGATGCGAAGTTGATCTCCCCGTCAATGCGGGGCATGATGTTGACATTCGGGACCAGATCATAGGCTTTGCCGAAGATGCGCTTCATGTCAGATTTCCCCAGGTCGGGAATCGCGATCAGGATCGTGTCAATGTCATGATCCGCCACGGCTTTTTCGAGCTTCTGCCAGGGATACACCTTTCGCGGGAGCTTTTCCTCCGTTTCCTGCACCACATGAAGCGACGGATCCGAGGAGCAGTCCACGAATCCCAGGGGATCCATGAGGGAGAACCGGTTTCGCCGGCATACGCTGTAAAGCTGCCGTGCTTCGGGTCCCGTGCCGACGATGAGTACATTGTGCTTCACATGCTTCCAGAACCAGAGATGGGCGTAGCGGTTCAGGATCACCACGACAATGAAGTCAATGGCATAGAAGAGAGTGAGATAAAAAACATCATGCCATGGGAATCCATGACCATACGAGAACATCATCAAGCTTGCAATATATCCACAAATATAAGATACAAGCAAAAATTTCAGTTCATCCCACACCAGCAGTGCCTTGTGGCGGTAGCGCCCGGCAATGAACTGCATCAGCACCCAGACTATCAGGAACCGGAATCGAATGTTCATGGGAAAAGGAAACAAAAGAAGCAACAGCCAGGTGCACAGAGTTTCCAGTCCACATTTGATTATTCCCAGTTTGCTCATTGTGTCTCCTTTCGTGACCTGTGTTTATGGTATACATACGACTGCCCAAATGCTTGATTTGATTAAGTTAAGCAGTCAGTACTATTCTGCCCAGTCAAGATGTAAATAGCTTCTGGACTATTCCTTGTTTAACGCCAGTTCCCGGTCCGCCATTTCCAGCGCACTGGCTGTCACGGCATCCATGTCGTAGTATTTGTATTCACCCAGACGGCCGCCGAAAATCACGTTTTCTTCCTGATTCGCCTTTTCTTTGTAGGCCTGATAGAGCCGCTGGTTTTTCTCATCGTTCACGGGATAATATGGTTCATCTCCCGGCTGCCATTCAGAGCTGTATTCCCGGGAAATAATGGTTTTGTCGCTGCCCAGATCCTCGAACCACTTGTGTTCAATGATCCGCGTCCAGGGTGTCTCCCGGTCGGTGTAGTTCACTGCAGCGTTGCCCTGGAAATTCGGGATATCCAGTGTCTCGGTCTCAAATCGCACGGAGCGGTATTCCAGGGGCCCGAGTTCATACTTGAAATACGCGTCGATGGGCCCTGTGTAGACCACTTTGTCTGCCAGAGCGTTCCATTTTTCCCGGTCCTTCAGATAGTCCTCTCCCGTCAGGACTTCGATACCATCCAGCATGTGTTCAACCATCTGCGTATAGCCGCCAATGGGAATGCCCTGATAGGCCGCATTGAAGTAATTGTTATCAAAAGTAAGCCGTACCGGCAGCCGGCGGATGATGAAAGACGGCAGCTCGGTGCAGTCCCGTCCCCACTGCTTTTCGGTGTAGCCCTTGATGAGCTTTTCATAGATGTCGCGTCCCACCAGGGAAATCGCCTGTTCCTCTAGGTTTTTAGGCTCTCCTTTGATTTCCTGACGCTGTTCCTCGATTTTGGCTGCCGCTTCTTCGGGTGTCACGACGCCCCAAATCTGGTTGAAGGTATACATGTTGAAGGGCAGCGAATAGAGCTGGCCTTTGTAGTTGGCCACCGGGGAGTTGGTGAAGCGGTTGAATTTCGTGAACCGGTTCAGGTACTGCCACACTCGTTCGTTGTTGGTGTGAAAGATATGCGCGCCATAGACATGGACGTGGATGTTGTGCTCTTTCTTCGTGTAGACGTTTCCGGCGATGTGATCCCGTTTGTCAATGACGAGCACCGACTTGCCGGCATCTGTCGCCTGTCTGGCAAAGGTGGCACCGTACAGGCCGGATCCCACCACCAGGTAATCGTAGTGTTTCTGTTTCATAGTGTTTCTCCTTCGAGTATTAAATCTATTTTATTGTTTTCCAGCAGAACAAAAAACCGTGCTTCCAAAATTGTTCCACATCGTCAGACAAAAGTTCTTTGAAAACGCTTAGCTAAACAACGTCGAACGATTATTCTTAGTAACTTCCATATTTAAGGTACTCTCTCCAATTATGTTCTCAAAAGCAAAAAGCCCCCTTCGTATTCCATGAAAAGAGCTTTTCCAAATCATTTTATTCCGCCACTCAATACCCGACACCGGGATTGACATAGCCGCCATCTACATATCCCGGGTCCGTATACCCCGGATCCACATAACCGGGATCGGTGTACCCGGGATCGACATACCCCGGATCGGTATACACAGGTTCCTGAACCGTCTGGTCATACGTCGTATCCTGACCAGTGCCTGGATCCTGCACCGTCACGTTTTCCTCCACCGTCACATCCTGCTCCGGCTGCGGACTCGGTTCATCATTGGCTGGGACTTCAGAAGGATCCGCGTTGATTGCTTCCACTTCCTCCGCGCTCTTGCCTTCGATCACCGCTTCGATGCGCTTTTTCGCCGTCACAACCGTTTCATTGTCCGGGATCATGACAGATGCATTGTTGCCCAGTTCTGCACAGAACTCCGTGGAGCCCTGGCCATCCAGCGAATAGGTGATGAACTGCCAGTCCGGCATTTCCTTGAGCTGGAACTGGATCAGAGACTGGATCTCATTCTGCGACAAGTCGGTCTGGAAGGCACCGGAAAGTGCATCCATCAGAGCCGGGTAGTTGCCAATCACAGACGGGCTAGTGGCTTTCTTCACGATTGCCATCAGCACCTCCTGCTGGTTCTTCACACGCTGGCGGTCGCCATCCTGATAGGCATACCGCTCACGTGCATAGCACAGCGCTGCCTGGCCATTCAGGTGGTTGATGCCCTCTGTCACGCCGTAATCCGTGCCGAAGTAGTCATTGGTGTAGAAATGATCCACAGCCAGACCCGGCTTGACATCCACATCAATGCCGCCCAGGGCATCCACGAGATTCACGACCGAGGTAAAGTTCACCTTCGCGGTGTAGTTGATGTCGATTCCCAGCAGCGACTCGATGGTTTTCTTCGTCGTCTCGGTTCCATGCAGACCGGTGTGTGTCAGCTTGTCCTTCGCCCCATTCTGGCAGCCGGCGTCTTCTTCGCAGACCGTCGTTACATAGTAGTCACGGGGAATGGATGTCAGAAGCACCGTCCTGGTCACGGGGTTGATCGTGGCCAGCATGTTCACGTCACTGCGGCTGCTTTCCGCAAAGCCATCCCGGGAATCCACACCGGAGATCAGCACCGTGAAGGGATTTTTCGTGATGTCATCCACGGAATTGGTCGTGGACTTGTTTTCCGTCTTGTAGGTATAGGTATAGACCACCTGCGTATCTGTCCCGAAGTTCTTGAACTTCTCGTCCTCCAGGTCATTGATGTTCCCGCGATAGGCATCATTCAGAATAATCGCCGGCACTTCCTTGTCATAGAGACCGTTCACCATTCCCTGAATGTTGTCATACTGCTTGTCCTGGAACGTCACACCTTTGCCGGAAAGATCCTGAATCAGTGCCTGGGTGCTCGCCAGGGAGATGCTCTTCAGCGAACCCACCGTCTTGCCCTCCAGATCCTTCTCCGAAGTGATCCCGCTGTCCTTCAGCGCAATCACCTGCACCGTTGTCGTGGTTTCATTCCCGAAATCCGTCACGTTTCCCAGAAGCCCCGTGGCCTTGGAAATATAGTAGGTTCCTGTTCCATACACCAGGATCATCATGACAGTGATCGTGGTCAGGATGATTTTCGAAGCCGTGCCCCTGGTGAATCCCAGCTGCAGGACCATGACCAGCGCCGCAATGATCAGAATGATCACACAGCCGATCATGAGCATGTTTTCCGGCAGCATTCCCAGTTTCACGATCTCCCAAATCAGGAAAGCCGTCAGCAACAGCATGATCGCCGCCAGGATCCAGGATGCGGTTTTGAAGGCTTTGTTGGATGTTGTCTGTGCTTTTCTCACGTAGCGTTTCCTCCTGTCAGTTTCTTCAGACCGAACTCTGCCCGGTTCCTCAGGCGTCTCAGCTGCAGTCTTCGTTTCTGCGCCGCCGTCATCTCTGTCTGGAGCACCGGCAGCGTCTTCACCCGCAGATCACGGGCCCGGACCCAGACATTCAGAAGCCGTTCCGCGAGAAATCCGTAAATACGCTTCTGATAGTCGTTGTAGTCCGCAAGATCCACTGACGGTTCCAGTTCCTCCAGGATCTGAAACAGCCAGCGGCAATAGGCATCGTACCGGTCTTTCCGGCATACCATCATATTATATTGACACAATCCGCCCTGATTCATGACAGAATCGAAAGCCGTCAGCGCATCCGGGTCCTGT includes the following:
- a CDS encoding translation factor GTPase family protein, with protein sequence MKHIVLSILAHVDAGKTTLIESLLYTAGAIRHPGRVDKQTTVLDDDIQERERGITIYAKEAGFAWRDTGVQVIDTPGHADFSSEMERGLSAADLAVVIVSGLDGVQSHTKTIWRLLEAGGIPALVFVNKMDLARRSEEDLLADIQTQLSAAAVPLDPEQIALTDDALLEEWDQTGEISRDHIRTRVAARKLFPVFFGSALHHEGTAELLDALTDLAPERVYGPDLGGFVYKRDDAGVHVKVTGGVLEPRTKLEDLRFDQVKVFQGNRLVNAPTGGVPAGMTAVVTGTDLVPGDVFGAQAPVEGPKLVPSMAYEILVPEGAPDLGPVMARLSAQDPTLDIESDRRGIRIRLAGEVQKEVLTRRIRDLAGIDVGFSVGTPVYRETITAPVKGYGHFEPLRHYAEVHLRLEPAKPGSGITVESEVDTDTLSPRFQAQILSALRHKRHKGVLSGSDLTDVKITVTAGKGHLKHTEGGDFRQAANRAVRQALMTAREAGETVLLEPMISFSIQCDSQFIGTVLYELEKRGASVQVQDDAITGSGPLRNLADFQNELRALTKGGGMLELGETQYEPSPDQDRILAEIDYDPVADLRNTPDSVFCAGGAGFTVPWDEAPEHMHIPLESERTAGYTPAGHRNSVVSEEEARKAFAAVSGRNKNEKKTVKPHKRRDMAMEQQDVTLHPPKPVCYVVDGYNIINSWSSLKTLPLHDARQELIRILSSYQGYLGCRMILVFDGWRVQDNPGSRNMRGALEVVYTRAGQTADAYIEKLVSVLRNEYQLHVATSDGLIQNSVLTKGARRISARELELAIERSAVIPEEYRQHGHD
- a CDS encoding thioesterase family protein — its product is MNMMNKYVDLEKVVEESGLASTMKSGSLAVLATPQLAAWMEETACACIGQANDLTVEPEEQEAMTSVGTKLNLDHLKASPLGATIKVRATLTKVDGRKMEFWCEAWQGNDLIGQASHTRVMVDAAKFVNKTYGFKQ
- a CDS encoding exopolysaccharide biosynthesis polyprenyl glycosylphosphotransferase; the encoded protein is MNIRFRFLIVWVLMQFIAGRYRHKALLVWDELKFLLVSYICGYIASLMMFSYGHGFPWHDVFYLTLFYAIDFIVVVILNRYAHLWFWKHVKHNVLIVGTGPEARQLYSVCRRNRFSLMDPLGFVDCSSDPSLHVVQETEEKLPRKVYPWQKLEKAVADHDIDTILIAIPDLGKSDMKRIFGKAYDLVPNVNIMPRIDGEINFASQINDFDGSLLIATSRTRDPYFQLAAKRIADIIAAIPGMVILVPLTVYVWISNRRQGDKDPIFFVQERIGRDGRLFKMYKYRTMVPGAEAILEEMMERDAAIREEYEVNKKLKDDPRITKAGKFLREKSLDEFPQFFNVLKGDMSLVGPRPYLPREKEDMGDQYEDVIAMKPGITGMWQTHGRSDVDFDQRLELDAFYYRNWNLWLDFVLLIRTAKSMLGKGDQGAY
- the glf gene encoding UDP-galactopyranose mutase, with the protein product MKQKHYDYLVVGSGLYGATFARQATDAGKSVLVIDKRDHIAGNVYTKKEHNIHVHVYGAHIFHTNNERVWQYLNRFTKFNRFTNSPVANYKGQLYSLPFNMYTFNQIWGVVTPEEAAAKIEEQRQEIKGEPKNLEEQAISLVGRDIYEKLIKGYTEKQWGRDCTELPSFIIRRLPVRLTFDNNYFNAAYQGIPIGGYTQMVEHMLDGIEVLTGEDYLKDREKWNALADKVVYTGPIDAYFKYELGPLEYRSVRFETETLDIPNFQGNAAVNYTDRETPWTRIIEHKWFEDLGSDKTIISREYSSEWQPGDEPYYPVNDEKNQRLYQAYKEKANQEENVIFGGRLGEYKYYDMDAVTASALEMADRELALNKE
- a CDS encoding LCP family protein, which produces MRKAQTTSNKAFKTASWILAAIMLLLTAFLIWEIVKLGMLPENMLMIGCVIILIIAALVMVLQLGFTRGTASKIILTTITVMMILVYGTGTYYISKATGLLGNVTDFGNETTTTVQVIALKDSGITSEKDLEGKTVGSLKSISLASTQALIQDLSGKGVTFQDKQYDNIQGMVNGLYDKEVPAIILNDAYRGNINDLEDEKFKNFGTDTQVVYTYTYKTENKSTTNSVDDITKNPFTVLISGVDSRDGFAESSRSDVNMLATINPVTRTVLLTSIPRDYYVTTVCEEDAGCQNGAKDKLTHTGLHGTETTKKTIESLLGIDINYTAKVNFTSVVNLVDALGGIDVDVKPGLAVDHFYTNDYFGTDYGVTEGINHLNGQAALCYARERYAYQDGDRQRVKNQQEVLMAIVKKATSPSVIGNYPALMDALSGAFQTDLSQNEIQSLIQFQLKEMPDWQFITYSLDGQGSTEFCAELGNNASVMIPDNETVVTAKKRIEAVIEGKSAEEVEAINADPSEVPANDEPSPQPEQDVTVEENVTVQDPGTGQDTTYDQTVQEPVYTDPGYVDPGYTDPGYVDPGYTDPGYVDGGYVNPGVGY